Proteins co-encoded in one bacterium genomic window:
- a CDS encoding glycosyltransferase gives MVVLILKLYVVLVVLIMAVYAVRHYLFTVNRLTGNQRLSYHDIVDDDLPRISVLVPMHNEERVARQSLETILRCEYPRGLLEIIPIDDHSDDGTGEILDELAAAHAVIRPLHRHEGLRGKPAALNDALLVAAGEIIIVFDADYLPGRGCLRDLSISFKDPEVGAVMGRVVPVNTRSNLLTRLLDLERSGGYQVDQQARHNLHLMPQYGGTVGGFRRDLALSFGGFDPRVLAEDTDLTYRLYIGGWKVAYANKVECYEEVPETWLVRSRQIRRWSRGHNYTMFKHIGSVIRSRFLTRAEKLDGLLLLLIYLLPVFLFTGIIDSVILFFMGEMQILDSVLVFLFVATYSAFGNFAPFYQIATASLLDGVTHRIRLLPFLMFYFLLNIWTITAGFFQAVADRFLRRRAEWEKTSRFRREERA, from the coding sequence ATGGTCGTTCTGATCCTCAAGCTGTACGTGGTCCTGGTCGTGCTGATCATGGCGGTCTACGCCGTGCGCCACTACCTGTTCACCGTCAACCGTCTGACCGGAAACCAGCGCCTCAGCTACCACGACATCGTCGACGACGATCTGCCGCGGATCTCCGTGCTGGTGCCCATGCACAACGAGGAGCGGGTCGCGCGGCAGTCCCTCGAGACCATCCTGCGCTGCGAGTACCCGCGCGGGCTGCTGGAGATCATCCCCATCGACGACCACTCGGACGACGGCACCGGCGAGATCCTGGACGAGCTGGCCGCCGCGCACGCGGTGATCAGGCCCCTGCACAGGCACGAGGGCCTGCGGGGCAAGCCGGCGGCCCTGAACGACGCCCTGCTGGTCGCCGCCGGCGAGATCATCATCGTCTTCGACGCCGATTACCTGCCCGGCCGGGGCTGTCTGCGGGATCTGAGCATCTCTTTCAAGGATCCCGAGGTGGGTGCCGTGATGGGCCGCGTCGTGCCCGTGAACACCCGCTCCAACCTCCTGACCAGGCTGCTGGACCTCGAGCGCAGCGGCGGCTACCAGGTCGACCAGCAGGCGCGCCACAACCTGCATCTGATGCCGCAGTACGGGGGCACCGTGGGCGGTTTCCGCCGCGACCTGGCCCTGAGCTTCGGCGGCTTCGACCCGCGGGTCCTGGCCGAGGATACCGATCTGACCTACCGTCTCTACATCGGCGGCTGGAAGGTCGCCTATGCCAACAAGGTGGAATGCTACGAAGAGGTGCCCGAAACCTGGCTCGTGCGGTCGCGCCAGATCCGCCGCTGGTCCCGCGGGCACAACTACACCATGTTCAAGCATATCGGGTCCGTGATCCGCTCCCGGTTCCTGACCCGCGCCGAGAAGCTCGACGGCCTGCTGCTGCTGCTGATCTACCTGCTGCCGGTCTTCCTGTTCACCGGCATCATCGATTCGGTGATCCTGTTCTTCATGGGCGAGATGCAGATCCTGGACAGCGTGCTCGTCTTCCTCTTCGTGGCGACCTACAGCGCCTTCGGCAACTTCGCCCCCTTCTACCAGATCGCCACGGCCAGTCTCCTGGACGGCGTCACGCATCGCATCCGCCTGTTGCCTTTCCTGATGTTCTACTTCCTGCTGAACATCTGGACGATCACGGCGGGCTTCTTCCAGGCCGTGGCCGACCGCTTCCTGCGGCGGCGCGCCGAATGGGAGAAGACCAGCCGGTTCCGGCGGGAGGAGAGGGCGTGA
- the glnA gene encoding type I glutamate--ammonia ligase, which produces MSSETFAAVRNDAIARSVEFIDLKVLDLVGRLHHISFPFERFTQETMREGIGFDGSSYGFLKVENSDMVLIPDLSTAHPDPFRDRPALTMFAEVKHVDAERTPFAQDGRTIVRRAEQALRDLGIAESSRWIPEYEFHIFEDTQYESDVTRSSYVMTSKEQFFQNAYHACNPHDQYDDFRDEACALMRDFNIEVRYHHHEVGDKAQQEIEGWFTDLPTMTDNAVLTKYILFNLADRHGLKVTFMPKPLLDNAGSGWHLHQLLLGRDGGNLFEDPEGYAGLSRTALHYIGGVLKHSPALCALTNPSTNSFKRLVPGFEAPTAITYGRSNRGAAIRIPSYVADPAHRRIEYRPPDFTCNPYLAASAVLMAGIDGIVNKIDPEAEDYHPEDAPSADARGEVQFLPRSLDDALDALELDHEFLLRNGVFPQVLIRRWLEIKRDEIQAINRRPHPYEFTMYFDL; this is translated from the coding sequence ATGTCCAGCGAAACCTTTGCCGCGGTGCGCAACGATGCCATCGCGCGCAGCGTGGAGTTCATAGACCTCAAGGTGCTCGACCTCGTCGGCCGACTGCACCACATCTCCTTTCCCTTCGAGCGCTTCACCCAGGAAACCATGCGGGAGGGTATCGGCTTCGACGGTTCCAGCTACGGCTTCCTGAAGGTCGAGAACAGCGACATGGTGCTCATACCGGACCTGTCCACGGCCCACCCCGACCCGTTCCGCGACCGGCCCGCGCTGACCATGTTCGCCGAGGTCAAGCACGTGGACGCCGAGCGCACGCCCTTCGCCCAGGACGGGCGCACGATCGTCCGTCGCGCCGAGCAGGCCCTGCGCGACCTGGGCATCGCGGAGTCCTCGCGCTGGATCCCCGAGTACGAGTTCCACATCTTCGAGGACACCCAGTACGAGTCGGACGTCACGCGATCCAGCTACGTCATGACCAGCAAAGAGCAGTTCTTCCAGAACGCCTACCACGCCTGCAACCCGCACGACCAGTACGACGACTTCCGCGACGAGGCCTGCGCCCTGATGCGCGATTTCAACATCGAGGTGCGCTATCACCACCACGAGGTGGGCGACAAGGCGCAGCAGGAGATAGAGGGCTGGTTCACGGACCTGCCGACCATGACCGACAACGCCGTGCTCACCAAGTACATCCTGTTCAACCTGGCCGACAGGCACGGCCTGAAGGTGACCTTCATGCCCAAGCCGCTCCTGGACAACGCCGGCAGCGGCTGGCACCTGCACCAGCTCCTGCTCGGACGCGACGGCGGCAACCTCTTCGAGGACCCCGAGGGCTACGCGGGACTGAGCCGGACCGCGCTGCACTACATCGGCGGCGTGCTGAAGCACAGCCCCGCCCTCTGCGCCCTGACAAATCCCAGCACCAACTCCTTCAAGCGCCTGGTGCCGGGTTTCGAGGCCCCCACGGCCATCACCTACGGGCGCAGCAACCGCGGCGCGGCCATCCGCATCCCCAGCTATGTCGCGGATCCCGCCCACCGGCGCATCGAATACCGGCCGCCGGACTTCACCTGCAATCCCTATCTGGCGGCGTCGGCGGTCCTGATGGCGGGCATCGACGGCATCGTCAACAAGATCGACCCCGAGGCCGAGGACTATCATCCCGAGGACGCGCCCTCGGCGGACGCCCGCGGCGAGGTGCAGTTCCTGCCCCGCTCGCTGGACGACGCCCTGGACGCCCTGGAGCTGGACCACGAATTCTTGCTGCGCAACGGGGTCTTTCCCCAGGTTCTGATCAGGCGCTGGCTCGAGATCAAGCGGGACGAGATCCAGGCCATCAACCGCCGCCCGCATCCCTACGAGTTCACGATGTACTTTGACTTGTAG
- a CDS encoding (2Fe-2S)-binding protein — MTSLSDETVTIFFEGKPLPCRAGLSVGAALWEHGIKVLSHSHKFGRPRGLVCARGQCMSCLMRIDGEPNVRSCQTPVRQGQVVNRQDAGSCFAPAMHKALDAGGHLLPVGFHFKWFTRPAFLRRAFLDGLRPVTGVGKLPDRAVWSAARGGPPAHDHGVLETVVIGAGAAGMRAALAAPGRTLLLDDLPA, encoded by the coding sequence ATGACGTCCTTGTCAGACGAAACGGTCACCATCTTCTTCGAGGGCAAGCCCCTGCCCTGTCGCGCCGGCCTGAGCGTGGGCGCGGCCCTGTGGGAGCACGGGATCAAGGTCCTCTCGCACAGCCACAAGTTCGGCCGGCCGCGCGGTCTCGTCTGCGCCCGCGGCCAGTGCATGAGCTGCCTGATGCGGATCGACGGGGAACCCAACGTCCGTTCCTGCCAGACGCCGGTGCGCCAAGGACAGGTCGTCAACCGCCAGGACGCCGGCTCCTGCTTCGCCCCCGCCATGCACAAGGCTCTCGACGCCGGCGGCCACCTCCTGCCGGTCGGCTTCCATTTCAAGTGGTTCACCAGACCCGCGTTTCTGCGGCGCGCCTTCCTGGATGGTTTGAGGCCCGTGACCGGGGTCGGCAAGCTGCCCGACCGGGCGGTCTGGTCTGCCGCCCGCGGTGGACCGCCGGCGCACGACCACGGTGTCCTCGAGACCGTGGTGATCGGCGCCGGCGCGGCCGGCATGCGCGCCGCCCTGGCGGCCCCGGGGCGCACGCTCCTGCTCGACGACCTCCCCGCCTG
- a CDS encoding secondary thiamine-phosphate synthase enzyme YjbQ produces MIEFEVKTGGRTDFVDITARVQASASDLGMADGALLVWVPHTTAAVTVNEGADPDVVRDLADALDRMVPWTADYRHAEGNAAAHVKSSLFGCDQVVPVVSGRLALGTWQTIWFCEFDGPRRRRVRVSALQADGRDG; encoded by the coding sequence ATGATCGAGTTCGAGGTGAAGACCGGGGGACGGACGGATTTCGTGGACATCACGGCCCGGGTCCAGGCTTCCGCTTCGGATCTGGGCATGGCCGACGGCGCGCTGCTGGTGTGGGTGCCGCACACCACCGCCGCGGTGACCGTCAACGAGGGGGCCGATCCGGACGTGGTGCGCGACCTGGCCGACGCCCTGGACCGCATGGTCCCCTGGACGGCGGATTACCGGCACGCAGAGGGCAACGCCGCGGCGCACGTCAAATCCAGCCTCTTCGGCTGCGATCAGGTCGTGCCGGTCGTCTCTGGCCGTCTGGCGCTGGGCACCTGGCAGACCATCTGGTTCTGCGAGTTCGATGGACCGCGACGCCGCAGGGTCCGCGTGAGCGCCCTGCAGGCCGATGGCCGTGACGGCTAG